The genomic DNA CCACACGTAAAAGCACTAACGCTTGTGAAAAGACAAGTATGTCTGTCCGTCATGTACTCTCTCAAATCCCGACCAGTACACCACGTGTAAGTTTATCAAAGACACAAGGCCAATGGGACTCATGCTTGGTCGGCGGGTAGATTCCTACGATATAGCGTCTTTCCCGTCACCGTCTCCGCCGCCTGGGCTTGAACTTGGTCctgctggtgctggtgtGCAGGAGATAATCAAGCCACGACCAAGCGATGGAAAAGGCAAGAGCAAGCACGAGGatcagaaaaagaagagtatACTGGCAAAACGAAAATCCAAGGCGAGTGTGACATATCAAAAGCTGCGATCAAAGAACCGCGGAGCTGATATATGTCGTATTGTAGACCGAGACGAGTCGAGGCGGAGAGGATGCCGATGGAACtggagacggagaagacgacgacgacgatggGGATAAAGTCATGGCAACCTCTTCGGCTCATGACTCTGACTCGGCTTCCGTCTCAGCCTCGAGCTCAGACTCGAATCCACGACACCCAGACTCGGACTCGGACGCAGCTTCGAACGCTTCAGGACCGTCCCGTAAACGCCCTCGTCCCCGACCTCGTGTGCCGTCCAAATCAACAAACGTACAAAGAGGCGACGAAAAACCCTCTCTGccctccagctcttccacTCAACCCAAACCAAAACCCAAACCAAAACCCAAGCCCAGatccatctcccaatcCCATCCACAGCCCGAAACCAAACACGTCCAGGCCAAGACCCTCCCCCCAATCCGACAGTACGTTCTATCCAAACTAACACTTCTCTTCCacaccctcttctcctccccaccttcctcccatccgttcactgaagaagaatccGCCCGTTATGCCGCCGATGTCGAGCGCGCCATGTTCCAAGCGTTTAAAGATATCCACCCATCTACCGCTTCCactaccaccaccactttttccgccaccgccaccaccgGCGTCGGCGCTGCCGCCAAAGAATCCGCTGGAACGCGGTACAAGACCCAGTTCAACCTCCTCACCAGCTCTCTCACCAAAAACAAACACCTCCTCCGcccctccctccttcaatccatcctctcccgcTCCCTCCCACCCAccgccctcgccctcctctccgCATCCGATTTAGCATCGGCAGCTCagctggaagagatggagcgGGCAAAGCAAGCGGTGTTAGAGTCGACggtgaagacgagggaagagcgagagagggagagggagatgatgagtggaggaggcggcggGGTGAGAGCGGGCAGGGATGGGTTGGAGCAGTTGGAGGATacgagggagaaggagatgtggGAGGTtaggaaagaggaggagcgggAACGTAGCGAACAGCGTGAGCGCGAGCATGAGCAAAGAGAGCGAAGAGAGAGTGAGGTGGAGCGTGATAGTGTACATCCAGACGACGGTTCATTGAGCAAAGATGTCAAAAGTATTAAAGATACAATCAAACACGAGCCAAGTCGTTCACCCACCATCCCATCTACCGCCATCCCACACCACCGCCGCACATctacatccacatccacaCTTACACCTACATCCACACCTTTCAAGACCGAGCCCGCCAAACCGGCGTTTGAGCTAACCTCTGCATGGGGGGCGTCCAACCTTCAGGGTGGCGGGAATGATcaaggtggtggtggtggtggtggtcgTTTGGAACGAAAGCCGAAAAAGTTGGATTTGAGTGATCAAGCTATTGCTGGTAGTGTCGGCGATGTTGGCGGTGTCGGGGGAGGTGCGGGGGAAGGGGATTTGGATTTGGATTTGGATCTGGGTTATGGATCGGGAGAGATGGATTTGGACGAGTTGGATTATACCGGTGAAGTCGacgccgctgctgctgccgatGGTGCAGGTGGTCACGGAGATGGTGTTGATCAAGAGGCAGAGATCGAAAAtcgagaagagggggaaggactaggtgaggaaggaaaaggagaaaaccagcagaagaagaaatgggaAGAGTTGATGGAACGGCCTATTGAATGGTCTGGTTGGGTAAAGTTATTTCTTTTGTGCAACTTGATATTCCAAAACTAAAAACAGTCGACAGATCACAAACCCCGCCgtgccatcttctctccggCCTCCCATCGCCCTCCGTCTCCTCACCCCCCacccctcttcttcttctaatTTCACACAATCACACACCCAAATACATCCCCCATGGACAGCCCTcttgccaaactcgacGATAGAGATAACAGGGCGTGTACCCACCAAGGCATCGGTACAGTATCTGAGCGATATGAGATTGAACCCCGGGAAAGAGTTGATCTGCGTCTTGTTTACTTTTGGGAAACCTTATGCTCATGGCGAGGGTGACGGACAAGCagagggagaaaaaagggaaTGGGAACGATTGGTGGGGTATCATGTTGAACGAGAGTaagtcttttttttttttttgctgGCCATCTTCATAAGCTAATACCAAACCCACCTCCCAGCCGACACGCAATCTACCTCCCATACGGCCCCAAAGGCCCCccacccccaccaccagcatCATTATCCCCATCTACAACAGAAGGAGTGCAGAATACATTTAAAGAACTGTATCTCATCCCCCTCCGACCGGGGGATGCGTTACCGGAATTCTGTGAATTGGTTGACGGGCTGGATGTGCTCAACGGTCGATCAGCGGGAAACGAAGATGGCACAGGCGGAGATCTTGCCcggggaaaagaaaatgggAAAGTGGGGAGTGTGTGGTTGGGCGTTTTTGTTGGGAGTAAGAGACGGAACGGGAGTGTCAGCACGAGTGCAAGTGCGAATGGTAGTGCCAGTGCGCAACGGCAGATACAAACACAGACACAGGTGCAAAAGGAGGGCCGACCGCAAGCTAGAAGCGAGAGCCAGAGTCAGACGCCCCCGCATGACCCTCGTGGTCCTCGTATCCCCCGTCCGGCCTTTATCCCTCCTGCCCACGGTGCTTCGccgtccatctcttcctcccgtCCATCCGTCCACCCGTTATCACCTGCATCTGCACAATCACAATCATCAGGACCGGGACAAGGGGTCATTCAGAATGAAAAGCTCCAGCAACTCATGGCTAGTCTTAACCCGTCTTCTCTCGGCCTACCTGGACTACCTGGATTGTCCGG from Cryptococcus neoformans var. neoformans JEC21 chromosome 7 sequence includes the following:
- a CDS encoding transcriptional activator, putative, with product MSTDPPRTSSRPRQKSQRALEHEDTKRYLEQQLDSPAKIPRPRPKSKPKHRSYCVCKQDTSGPMIECDVCSDWFHFKCINLAEDDAEKIHKYVCPSCTLSNPDQYTTYSYDIASFPSPSPPPGLELGPAGAGVQEIIKPRPSDGKGKSKHEDQKKKSILAKRKSKTETSRGGEDADGTGDGEDDDDDGDKVMATSSAHDSDSASVSASSSDSNPRHPDSDSDAASNASGPSRKRPRPRPRVPSKSTNVQRGDEKPSLPSSSSTQPKPKPKPKPKPRSISQSHPQPETKHVQAKTLPPIRQYVLSKLTLLFHTLFSSPPSSHPFTEEESARYAADVERAMFQAFKDIHPSTASTTTTTFSATATTGVGAAAKESAGTRYKTQFNLLTSSLTKNKHLLRPSLLQSILSRSLPPTALALLSASDLASAAQLEEMERAKQAVLESTVKTREEREREREMMSGGGGGVRAGRDGLEQLEDTREKEMWEVRKEEERERSEQREREHEQRERRESEVERDSVHPDDGSLSKDVKSIKDTIKHEPSRSPTIPSTAIPHHRRTSTSTSTLTPTSTPFKTEPAKPAFELTSAWGASNLQGGGNDQGGGGGGGRLERKPKKLDLSDQAIAGSVGDVGGVGGGAGEGDLDLDLDLGYGSGEMDLDELDYTGEVDAAAAADGAGGHGDGVDQEAEIENREEGEGLGEEGKGENQQKKKWEELMERPIEWSGWITNPAVPSSLRPPIALRLLTPHPSSSSNFTQSHTQIHPPWTALLPNSTIEITGRVPTKASVQYLSDMRLNPGKELICVLFTFGKPYAHGEGDGQAEGEKREWERLVGYHVERDRHAIYLPYGPKGPPPPPPASLSPSTTEGVQNTFKELYLIPLRPGDALPEFCELVDGLDVLNGRSAGNEDGTGGDLARGKENGKVGSVWLGVFVGSKRRNGSVSTSASANGSASAQRQIQTQTQVQKEGRPQARSESQSQTPPHDPRGPRIPRPAFIPPAHGASPSISSSRPSVHPLSPASAQSQSSGPGQGVIQNEKLQQLMASLNPSSLGLPGLPGLSGLPGLPNLPGVHGGAQVGTPPFPPGGTTPLGTGTGVSNSPPTLPRPPQHLQTNHLNQRLPPPPPTLPPPPGGYRPPPYGYIPTPPQGPAMTHGYGSPPYRRGSGGAYAYPLGSSGPPGPRGPPGPGPLPRPPLPPGAQAAQGGRPPQEERHHPNQNRQQEQGHRQGQRQGQRWRNERGNGNNNGGWKRRGH